Within Streptomyces sp. NBC_00704, the genomic segment CTGCTCCTCCAGCGCCTCCAGGACGGGCCGGATGGTGAGGGGAAAGTCATGTCCGAAGCGGGTGAGATTGGCGGTGCCGCCGATCATCAACCGCTCCTCGTTCTCCTCGACGAGCGTCTCCAGCAGGGTGGAGAGCACCGTCGTGACCGTGCCGCGGTCCTCCGCCTCGAAGGCGTCCGGCAGATCCTCCACCAGACGCGGCACGTCGGAGAACCGGCGGCCCGCGACCCGGCTGTTGAGCCGCGCGCGCAGGTCCGCCAGGGAGGACTCGCCGAAGGGCGCCGGGCAGTCCACCATCCGCTGCTCGACCCGCCCGGTGTCCGTGATCAGCACGAGCATCAGGCGCGCGGGCGCGAGCGAGAGAAGCTCCACGTGCCGCACGGTCGAACGGGTCAGGGACGGGTACTGCACGACGGCGACCTGCCGGGTGAGCTGTGCGAGCAGCCGTACCGTGCGGGCCACGACGTCGTCGAGGTCGACGGCGCCGTCGAGGAAGTTCTGGATGGCCCGCCGCTCCGGGCCGGTCATCGGCTTGACGCCGGCCAGCTTGTCGACGAACAGCCGGTAGCCCTTGTCCGTGGGGATGCGCCCGGCGCTGGTGTGCGGCTGGGCGATGTACCCCTCGTCCTCCAGGGCGGCCATGTCGTTGCGGACCGTCGCGGGGGACACGCCGAGGTTGTGACGCTCGGTGAGCGCCTTCGACCCCACGGGCTCCTCGGTGCCGACGTAGTCCTGGACGATGGCGCGCAGAACCTGCAGCCTGCGTTCACTCAGCATCCGCGCGCACCTCCAAGATCTCGTCCCCCAGTCCCCTGGGCGTCTCGTCTGGCACTCTTCACATCCGAGTGCCAGCGTTCCCCGGCCCAGTGTACGGCTGTGGGGTACACCCAGGGCAAGGTCGGCCCTTCCCGGGGCGTTGCAGCTAGCGTCGCGGTATGACGGTGACTTGGGAAGAGTTCGGATGGGAGCGGCTCGCGGAGGGTGTCGGCCGGGTGCGGCTGCCGGGCTGGGACTGCACGGCGGGGCTGGTCGTCGGGGCGGGCGCGGTGCTGATGGTGGACGCCGGATCCAGCCTGGCGGAAGGGGCGCGGCTGCGCGCCGAGGCCGAGGAGCTGACGGGTGCGCGTGTGACTCATCTCGCGCTCACCCACCCCCATTTCGACCACGTGTTCGGGGCGGCGGCGTTCGCGGGCGCGGAGGTCTTCGGGGCGGTGGGCTCGGACGCCGTGCGGGGCGAGGAGCTGCGGGCGGACGCGGTGCGCAACGGCCTCGACGAGACGGCGGCGTCCGAGGCCGTCGACACCCTCGTGCGGCCCCGCCATCCGGTCTGCGGCGAGTGGACCCTCGGCCTGGGCGACGGCCGCCAGGTCCTGCTCGCCAACGTCGGTCCCGCCCACACCGCCCACGACCTGGTGGTCCTCGTCCCCGGAACCGCCGGCTCGCCGGAGGTGGTGTTCTGCGGCGACCTGGTCGAGGAGTCCGGCGAACCGCAGGCCGGGCCGGACGCCGTCCCCGGCCGCTGGCCCGCCGCCCTCGACCGCCTCCTGGACCTCGGCGGCGAGGACGCCGTGTACGTGCCCGGCCACGGGGCGACGGTGGACGCCGCGTTCGTACGGGCCCAACGCGACGCCCTCGCGGCCCGTTTCGGCGTGTCGCGCTGACCCTGTGCCCCGCGTCCCGCGGCTTCTCCTATCGTCATCCGAATGCGCGAGTACTCCACCGACCTGACCCCCTCCTGGAAGAAGCCGAAGCCCGTCCCCGAGGTCCCGGCGGACCCCGGTCTGGTCGTGGAGGAGCCCGGCACCGGGTTCTGCGGCGCGGTGATCCGCTGCGAGGCGGGCACGGTGACCCTGGAGGACCGCTTCGGCAAGCACCGCGTGTTCCCGCTGGAGCCGGGGGGCTTCCTGCTGGAGGGCAGGACGGTCACCCTCGTCCGACCCGC encodes:
- the hrcA gene encoding heat-inducible transcriptional repressor HrcA → MLSERRLQVLRAIVQDYVGTEEPVGSKALTERHNLGVSPATVRNDMAALEDEGYIAQPHTSAGRIPTDKGYRLFVDKLAGVKPMTGPERRAIQNFLDGAVDLDDVVARTVRLLAQLTRQVAVVQYPSLTRSTVRHVELLSLAPARLMLVLITDTGRVEQRMVDCPAPFGESSLADLRARLNSRVAGRRFSDVPRLVEDLPDAFEAEDRGTVTTVLSTLLETLVEENEERLMIGGTANLTRFGHDFPLTIRPVLEALEEQVVLLKLLGEAGDSGMTVRIGHEIAHEGLNSTSVVSVGYGSGGEAVAKLGVVGPTRMDYPGTMGAVRAVARYVGQILAES
- a CDS encoding MBL fold metallo-hydrolase, translated to MTVTWEEFGWERLAEGVGRVRLPGWDCTAGLVVGAGAVLMVDAGSSLAEGARLRAEAEELTGARVTHLALTHPHFDHVFGAAAFAGAEVFGAVGSDAVRGEELRADAVRNGLDETAASEAVDTLVRPRHPVCGEWTLGLGDGRQVLLANVGPAHTAHDLVVLVPGTAGSPEVVFCGDLVEESGEPQAGPDAVPGRWPAALDRLLDLGGEDAVYVPGHGATVDAAFVRAQRDALAARFGVSR